From Actinosynnema mirum DSM 43827, a single genomic window includes:
- a CDS encoding DUF6239 family natural product biosynthesis protein — protein MHDHGSVGLPLGFTLLRLLLLGSVTLVAAWSLLRAAVPAEPGRRARRAVAGAATLGGIAALLAADARWMPDQAAVAVIALLVLPPVLRGPRPVLGWCATAGVTAVALAVGVAATRAPAGGTAAGGGTAAAGAPAATGAVADVGGGSGQDGGDVAGGSGLAGGPGAAGGPELAGGPDPADGSGLAGGPDLAGGSDLTSGSDLTSGSDLATASPLDALLSSPPSTLPYLALIAAFAGASWLALCPPTRAARVVGGVFGAVLLAALGHVTASGWLVSPPAGDPLLARAGLGGAPVDVLVVPHMPGWNLVQTSDAAVAVGNAPTALTPTTPVAGQGGRWALVWLPEGRGELWLAGAGARTTVVVDTGTTAWTGRDVRGPDGPDYASAVLAARLAGGRGDLPLPELSDEDARALRAEVAAIGGALAVRADASPRAAEAEAVARAEADRLGVPVDPAAPRTLVLGGEPTGDHLAPWLAPPDLSTPRARRYATVLAEAFPDARPTTSGLRAWLATT, from the coding sequence GTGCACGACCACGGCTCCGTCGGCCTGCCGCTCGGCTTCACCCTGCTGCGGCTGCTGCTGCTCGGCTCGGTGACGCTGGTGGCGGCCTGGTCGCTGCTGCGCGCCGCCGTCCCCGCGGAACCCGGTCGGCGGGCGCGGCGGGCGGTGGCCGGGGCGGCGACGCTCGGCGGGATCGCGGCGCTGCTCGCGGCGGACGCGCGCTGGATGCCGGACCAGGCGGCGGTGGCGGTGATCGCGCTGCTGGTGCTGCCGCCGGTGCTGCGCGGCCCGCGACCGGTGCTGGGCTGGTGCGCGACGGCCGGGGTGACGGCGGTGGCGCTGGCCGTGGGCGTGGCGGCGACGCGCGCTCCGGCGGGCGGGACGGCGGCGGGTGGCGGGACCGCGGCGGCGGGGGCTCCCGCTGCCACCGGGGCGGTCGCGGACGTGGGCGGTGGCTCCGGGCAGGATGGCGGCGACGTGGCCGGCGGCTCGGGCCTTGCCGGTGGTCCCGGGGCCGCAGGCGGACCTGAACTGGCCGGTGGTCCTGATCCGGCCGATGGCTCCGGACTCGCAGGCGGTCCCGATCTCGCCGGCGGTTCCGATCTCACGAGCGGTTCCGATCTCACGAGCGGTTCCGACCTCGCCACTGCTTCCCCGCTGGACGCCCTGCTCTCAAGCCCGCCGTCGACGCTGCCCTACCTGGCGCTCATCGCCGCGTTCGCGGGCGCGTCCTGGTTGGCGCTGTGCCCGCCGACGCGGGCGGCGCGGGTGGTCGGGGGCGTGTTCGGCGCGGTGCTGCTGGCCGCGCTCGGGCACGTGACCGCCTCCGGCTGGCTGGTGTCGCCGCCCGCCGGTGACCCGCTGCTGGCCCGCGCCGGGCTGGGCGGCGCCCCGGTGGACGTGCTCGTGGTCCCGCACATGCCCGGCTGGAACCTGGTGCAGACCTCGGACGCCGCCGTCGCCGTCGGCAACGCCCCCACCGCGCTCACCCCCACCACCCCGGTCGCCGGGCAGGGCGGGCGGTGGGCGCTGGTGTGGCTGCCCGAGGGCAGGGGCGAGCTGTGGCTGGCGGGGGCGGGCGCGCGGACGACCGTGGTCGTGGACACCGGGACGACCGCGTGGACCGGGCGGGACGTGCGCGGGCCGGACGGCCCCGACTACGCGTCCGCCGTCCTGGCCGCCAGGCTCGCGGGCGGGCGGGGCGACCTGCCGCTGCCCGAGCTGTCCGACGAGGACGCCCGCGCGCTGCGCGCGGAGGTCGCGGCGATCGGCGGGGCGCTCGCGGTGCGCGCGGACGCCTCGCCGCGCGCGGCCGAGGCCGAGGCGGTGGCGCGGGCGGAGGCCGACCGGCTGGGCGTCCCCGTCGACCCGGCCGCGCCCAGGACCCTGGTGCTGGGCGGTGAGCCGACCGGCGACCACCTCGCGCCCTGGCTCGCCCCACCGGACCTGTCGACCCCGCGGGCGCGCCGGTACGCCACCGTGCTCGCCGAGGCGTTCCCCGACGCGCGCCCCACCACGTCCGGCCTGCGCGCCTGGCTCGCGACCACCTGA
- a CDS encoding FAD/NAD(P)-binding protein, which translates to MPLPADHPPRVVIVGAGLAGTATAIRLLRFAAEPVEVRLVERRAAHRSAGVAYHPDGNHWHHVFNIQAGRMSVFREDVDDFVSWANTEADRSSWSDEWRGAEFTESGPAPRRVYADYLADRLAAAAREAAPGVRLVEVDGEVVDVEPDGDGHRLLVELPASAGGGRERVRADHVVLATGLEEKDLPFAADVADHPAFVRRPYSQGGLERVLAAPPDASVVIVGTLLSAYDSAALLLRRGHTGRIRMLSGSGRTLRTYPTDHRHRVLDLPPPRLSGPRYEGRDALVRRWLAEWRRACGALVGAHPDVAPAVVAERVLKAWEPHLPEVMARIPTPELRALLDAHGGLLATLRVSAVEHTTGVVDAALAEGDRLTAESGRVAGIRAVDGGSLVVSLVDGREFPADLVISNFGREPDYERVDSALWRGLLRTGLAVPHARTGRGIEVDADGALLCPGGAERGGLWAVGGPREGDEVVRNGRLGAFSFNLAAIKNHSVGVASALLRRLESGYGEPGRADPEHAEPQARADFERAVDLDVRRMATADRAGREALAGELADAVRSARERWGGAVTPSARELRTAVNEAASARLNDLSVTPRELRDRLGLGETLSQ; encoded by the coding sequence ATGCCGCTTCCAGCAGACCACCCGCCCAGGGTGGTCATCGTCGGCGCGGGCCTGGCAGGCACGGCCACCGCGATCCGCCTGCTCCGGTTCGCCGCCGAACCGGTCGAGGTGCGCCTGGTGGAGCGCCGGGCCGCGCACCGCAGCGCGGGCGTCGCCTACCACCCCGACGGCAACCACTGGCACCACGTGTTCAACATCCAGGCCGGTCGCATGTCGGTGTTCCGCGAGGACGTGGACGACTTCGTGTCGTGGGCCAACACCGAGGCCGACCGCTCCTCCTGGTCGGACGAGTGGCGCGGGGCCGAGTTCACCGAGTCCGGTCCGGCGCCGCGGCGGGTGTACGCCGACTACCTGGCCGACCGGCTGGCCGCCGCCGCCCGCGAGGCCGCGCCGGGCGTGCGCCTGGTGGAGGTGGACGGCGAGGTGGTCGACGTCGAGCCGGACGGCGACGGCCACCGGCTCCTCGTGGAGCTGCCCGCGTCGGCGGGTGGTGGTCGTGAGCGCGTGCGCGCCGACCACGTCGTGCTCGCCACCGGCCTGGAGGAGAAGGACCTGCCGTTCGCGGCGGACGTCGCCGACCACCCGGCGTTCGTGCGCCGCCCGTACTCGCAGGGCGGCCTGGAGCGCGTCCTGGCCGCCCCGCCGGACGCCTCCGTGGTGATCGTCGGGACGCTGCTGAGCGCCTACGACTCGGCGGCGCTGCTGCTGCGCCGGGGCCACACCGGCCGCATCCGGATGCTGTCCGGTTCGGGCCGCACCCTGCGCACGTACCCCACCGACCACCGCCACCGGGTGCTCGACCTGCCGCCGCCCCGGCTGTCCGGGCCCCGCTACGAGGGTCGGGACGCGCTGGTGCGGCGCTGGCTGGCGGAGTGGCGGCGGGCGTGCGGGGCGCTGGTCGGGGCGCACCCGGACGTCGCGCCCGCCGTGGTGGCCGAGCGGGTGCTGAAGGCCTGGGAGCCGCACCTTCCTGAGGTGATGGCGCGCATCCCCACGCCGGAGCTGCGCGCGCTGCTGGACGCGCACGGCGGGCTGCTGGCCACCCTGCGGGTCAGCGCGGTCGAGCACACCACCGGGGTCGTGGACGCCGCGCTCGCCGAGGGCGACCGGCTCACCGCCGAGTCGGGCAGGGTCGCGGGCATCCGGGCGGTGGACGGCGGTTCGCTGGTGGTGTCGCTGGTGGACGGGCGCGAGTTCCCGGCCGACCTGGTGATCTCCAACTTCGGCCGGGAACCGGACTACGAGCGGGTGGACTCGGCGCTGTGGCGCGGCCTGCTGCGCACCGGGCTGGCCGTGCCGCACGCGCGCACCGGGCGCGGGATCGAGGTGGACGCGGACGGCGCGCTGCTGTGCCCCGGCGGGGCGGAGCGGGGCGGGCTGTGGGCGGTGGGCGGGCCGCGCGAGGGCGACGAGGTGGTGCGCAACGGCAGGCTGGGGGCGTTCTCGTTCAACCTGGCCGCGATCAAGAACCACTCGGTGGGCGTGGCGTCGGCGCTGCTGCGCCGCCTGGAGTCCGGGTACGGCGAACCGGGCAGGGCCGACCCCGAGCACGCGGAACCGCAGGCGCGCGCGGACTTCGAGCGCGCGGTGGACCTGGACGTGCGCCGCATGGCCACGGCGGACCGCGCGGGGCGGGAGGCGCTGGCCGGTGAGCTGGCGGACGCGGTGCGGTCGGCGCGCGAGCGCTGGGGCGGTGCGGTGACGCCCTCGGCGCGCGAGCTGCGGACGGCGGTGAATGAGGCCGCGAGCGCGCGCCTGAACGACCTGTCGGTCACCCCGCGCGAGCTGCGCGACCGCCTCGGGTTGGGCGAAACCCTTTCGCAGTAG
- a CDS encoding xanthine dehydrogenase family protein molybdopterin-binding subunit, with amino-acid sequence MIGRRGFLAAVGLTVALPAPAFASGAGLVPNVLVRLDARGRVTTTVPRPDTGQGVRTVVAMLVAEELAVPLASVAVEQAPGDTARYGRQGIGNSTSVRQLADPVRRAAATARALLVTAAAQRWGVPVAECAARDGHVRHRGRALPYAALVQAASELDPATVAAPLTPRADWKVLGKRAGRVDARDIVTGRARYGLDVALPGLLTAVVARPPWLGARLAAHDDAQALAVPGVLTTVALDGVAGAQGGVAVVARSASAALAGRAALTCEWTGGTPDADSREWLAQLVAALPQDPPPANGHTATYELPLLAHAPMEPMNATADARPDLVRLWAPTQDPGGLRDTLTRALGVPVEVEPTLSGGAFGRRIEDDYALEAIACSREAGAPVKVLWTREDDTRHDSYRPMSAHRLTAELGPDGLPVRRAHRVATWGLTVLPFFGTPQLVLASGDHFPYAVPGEVTATVLPAPLRTGFWRAVYAGQFAYAEECFLSALAQRGGWDQVEYRRRLLADQPRVLRVLDAAAARVRFRPGPGRALGVACHLEYGSAIAVLAEVDARGGKPVVRKVTAAVDVGQALHPSGVRAQVEGGVLDAISTVLGARITVREGRVEQSSFRDYAWARIDAAPEFDVVLVDSDAPLGGMGELAYPPAAAAVASAVAQATGRPVTGMPVHSEVG; translated from the coding sequence GTGATCGGCAGGCGCGGCTTCCTGGCCGCCGTCGGGCTCACCGTCGCGCTCCCCGCGCCCGCCTTCGCCTCCGGCGCCGGGCTCGTGCCGAACGTGCTGGTCCGGCTGGACGCGCGCGGCCGGGTCACCACGACCGTGCCCCGGCCCGACACCGGGCAGGGCGTGCGCACGGTCGTCGCCATGCTGGTCGCCGAGGAGCTGGCCGTGCCGCTGGCCTCGGTCGCCGTCGAGCAGGCCCCCGGCGACACCGCCCGCTACGGCAGGCAGGGCATCGGCAACTCCACCTCGGTGCGCCAGCTCGCCGACCCGGTGCGCCGAGCCGCCGCGACCGCCCGCGCGCTCCTGGTCACCGCCGCCGCTCAGCGCTGGGGCGTGCCCGTCGCCGAGTGCGCCGCCCGCGACGGCCACGTCCGGCACCGGGGCCGCGCCCTCCCGTACGCCGCGCTGGTGCAGGCCGCCTCGGAGCTCGACCCGGCCACCGTCGCCGCCCCGCTGACCCCGCGCGCCGACTGGAAGGTCCTCGGCAAGCGCGCGGGCCGGGTCGACGCCCGCGACATCGTCACCGGCCGCGCCCGCTACGGCCTGGACGTCGCCCTCCCCGGCCTGCTCACCGCCGTCGTGGCCCGCCCGCCGTGGCTGGGCGCCCGGCTGGCCGCGCACGACGACGCCCAGGCGCTGGCCGTGCCCGGCGTGCTGACCACCGTCGCGCTCGACGGCGTCGCCGGGGCGCAGGGCGGGGTGGCGGTGGTGGCGCGCTCCGCGTCCGCCGCGCTCGCCGGACGGGCCGCGCTCACCTGCGAGTGGACCGGCGGCACTCCGGACGCCGACAGCCGCGAGTGGCTGGCGCAGCTGGTCGCCGCGCTCCCGCAGGACCCGCCGCCCGCGAACGGCCACACCGCCACCTACGAGCTGCCGCTGCTCGCGCACGCCCCCATGGAACCCATGAACGCCACCGCCGACGCCCGCCCCGACCTGGTCCGGCTGTGGGCGCCCACCCAGGACCCCGGCGGGCTGCGCGACACCCTCACCCGCGCGCTCGGCGTGCCGGTGGAGGTCGAGCCCACGCTGTCCGGCGGCGCGTTCGGCAGGCGCATCGAGGACGACTACGCGCTGGAGGCCATCGCCTGCTCGCGCGAGGCGGGCGCCCCGGTCAAGGTGCTGTGGACCCGCGAGGACGACACCCGGCACGACTCGTACCGGCCCATGTCGGCGCACCGCCTCACCGCCGAGCTCGGCCCGGACGGGCTGCCCGTGCGGCGCGCGCACCGGGTCGCCACCTGGGGCCTGACCGTGCTGCCGTTCTTCGGCACCCCCCAGCTGGTGCTCGCCAGCGGCGACCACTTCCCCTACGCGGTGCCCGGCGAGGTGACCGCCACCGTGCTGCCCGCGCCGCTGCGCACCGGGTTCTGGCGCGCGGTCTACGCGGGCCAGTTCGCCTACGCCGAGGAGTGCTTCCTCAGCGCGCTCGCCCAGCGCGGCGGCTGGGACCAGGTCGAGTACCGGCGCAGGCTCCTGGCCGACCAGCCCAGGGTGCTGCGCGTGCTGGACGCGGCTGCGGCGCGGGTCCGGTTCCGGCCGGGACCGGGGCGGGCGCTGGGGGTGGCCTGCCACCTGGAGTACGGCTCGGCCATCGCGGTGCTCGCCGAGGTCGACGCGCGCGGGGGGAAACCGGTGGTGCGCAAGGTGACCGCCGCCGTCGACGTCGGCCAGGCGCTGCACCCGTCCGGGGTGCGGGCGCAGGTGGAGGGCGGGGTGCTGGACGCGATCTCCACGGTGCTCGGCGCGCGGATCACGGTCCGGGAGGGGCGGGTGGAGCAGTCATCGTTCCGGGACTACGCGTGGGCCCGGATCGACGCCGCGCCCGAGTTCGACGTGGTGCTCGTCGACTCCGACGCCCCGCTCGGCGGCATGGGCGAGCTGGCCTACCCGCCCGCGGCGGCGGCGGTCGCCTCGGCCGTGGCGCAGGCGACCGGGAGGCCGGTGACGGGGATGCCGGTGCACTCCGAGGTCGGCTGA
- a CDS encoding enediyne biosynthesis protein, producing the protein MNGTAGGGTGVNGAGPRHDPKVITALKRFAISISVFNALGYTVLGFEQPWLWPFIAVLTGYAVELLLEAVSAWQEGRAPRFAGGGARGLVEFLLPAHITSLAVNMLTYVNDRVWVMVFGVVVAVGAKWVLRAPVRGRLRHFMNPSNFGITVILLVFPWASTAPPYHFTEHVGTFWDWLIPLIILVAGSMLNGALTGRMWLIMAWLLGFAVQAVVRGVLLDVSIPSGLGMMTGVAFVLFTNYMVTDPGTSPSRPASQVAFGGGVALVYGVLMGMSIPYGIFFATAIVCLVRGGFLWALHFVDRSREQTAARVAAERAAAVGPAADPVLDGAPNGLPGGARVAAG; encoded by the coding sequence GTGAACGGGACCGCGGGCGGCGGGACCGGGGTGAACGGGGCCGGGCCGAGGCACGACCCGAAGGTGATCACCGCGCTCAAGCGGTTCGCGATCTCGATCAGCGTGTTCAACGCGCTCGGCTACACCGTGCTCGGGTTCGAGCAGCCGTGGTTGTGGCCGTTCATCGCGGTGCTCACCGGCTACGCGGTGGAGCTGCTGCTGGAGGCGGTGTCGGCGTGGCAGGAGGGCAGGGCGCCGAGGTTCGCGGGCGGCGGCGCGCGCGGGCTGGTGGAGTTCCTGCTGCCCGCGCACATCACCAGCCTCGCGGTGAACATGCTGACCTACGTCAACGACCGGGTCTGGGTGATGGTGTTCGGCGTGGTGGTGGCGGTCGGCGCGAAGTGGGTGCTGCGCGCCCCGGTGCGCGGGCGGCTGCGGCACTTCATGAACCCGTCGAACTTCGGGATCACGGTGATCCTGCTGGTGTTCCCGTGGGCGTCGACCGCCCCGCCGTACCACTTCACCGAGCACGTGGGCACGTTCTGGGACTGGCTGATCCCGCTGATCATCCTGGTGGCCGGGTCGATGCTGAACGGGGCGCTGACCGGGCGGATGTGGCTGATCATGGCCTGGCTGCTGGGGTTCGCGGTGCAGGCGGTGGTGCGCGGGGTGCTGCTGGACGTGTCGATCCCGTCGGGGCTGGGGATGATGACCGGGGTGGCGTTCGTCCTGTTCACCAACTACATGGTGACCGACCCCGGCACCTCGCCGTCGCGACCGGCCTCGCAGGTGGCGTTCGGCGGCGGGGTGGCGCTGGTGTACGGGGTGCTGATGGGCATGAGCATCCCGTACGGGATCTTCTTCGCCACCGCGATCGTGTGCCTGGTGCGCGGCGGTTTCCTGTGGGCGCTGCACTTCGTGGACCGCTCGCGCGAGCAGACCGCGGCGCGGGTCGCGGCCGAGCGGGCGGCGGCGGTGGGCCCGGCGGCGGACCCGGTGCTGGACGGCGCGCCGAACGGCCTGCCGGGCGGGGCGCGGGTGGCCGCGGGGTGA
- a CDS encoding helix-turn-helix domain-containing protein — translation MEEVVEQAVGRVIEFMRSSMGEQFTIDDMARAAMYSKFHFSRVFQRVTGVSPGRFLSAMRLQEAKRLLVSTTFTVTDISHRVGYTSVGTFSSRFRASVGVSPTTYRQLGGFPPQTSALVAASTPVGPLAEGGGLGEVRGRVGTPRGDLPGPIFVGLFPDLIPQGTPARCTVLDRTGPYAITDVPPGTWHVLSTTAYPSFAGKPVRAVAEPPSVASAGPVTVPPGELVERIDLDLRPRGALDPPVLLALVDIRTIVLAATAAS, via the coding sequence GTGGAGGAAGTCGTGGAACAGGCAGTCGGTCGCGTCATCGAATTCATGCGCAGCAGCATGGGCGAGCAGTTCACCATCGACGACATGGCCCGAGCGGCGATGTACAGCAAGTTCCACTTCTCCAGGGTCTTCCAACGCGTCACCGGCGTCTCGCCGGGGCGGTTCCTGTCCGCGATGCGGCTGCAGGAGGCCAAGCGGCTGCTGGTGTCCACCACGTTCACCGTCACCGACATCAGCCACCGCGTCGGCTACACCAGCGTCGGCACGTTCAGCTCCCGCTTCCGCGCCAGCGTCGGCGTCTCGCCCACCACCTACCGCCAGCTCGGCGGCTTCCCGCCGCAGACCTCCGCGCTCGTCGCCGCCTCCACCCCGGTCGGCCCGCTGGCCGAGGGCGGCGGGCTCGGCGAGGTGCGCGGCCGGGTCGGCACGCCCAGGGGCGACCTGCCGGGCCCGATCTTCGTGGGCCTGTTCCCCGACCTGATCCCGCAGGGCACCCCGGCCCGCTGCACGGTGCTCGACCGCACCGGCCCGTACGCGATCACCGACGTGCCGCCGGGGACCTGGCACGTGCTGTCCACGACGGCCTACCCGTCCTTCGCGGGCAAGCCCGTGCGGGCGGTCGCCGAACCCCCGTCGGTCGCCTCCGCCGGGCCCGTGACCGTGCCGCCGGGGGAGCTGGTCGAGCGGATCGACCTGGACCTGCGGCCGAGGGGCGCGCTGGACCCGCCGGTGCTGCTGGCGCTGGTGGACATCCGCACCATCGTGCTCGCCGCGACCGCCGCCAGCTGA
- a CDS encoding CRTAC1 family protein, which translates to MSSTARWLRGQLPGALALVLVAASFTAARSPEVSAQERRDLASRFGFAPASIALPGGFTQRSIRPVNQRYAHISAWISSVGSAVALNDLDGDGLSNDLCYVDVRTDQVVVSPAPVAGQAPRYEPFALSTGSLPVDDVMAPMGCVPGDFNEDGRVDLLVYLWGRTPVLHLARADATALAQEAYEPVELVPGNGSGTYDGPRWNSNSATVADFDGDGHDDVHIGNYFPDGPVLDPAQSTGVEMNASMSSALNGGEDHVLRWTGGSAGDRPTASFEFAEGVIPDEASRGWALASGSNDLDGDLLPELYLAHDFGPDRLLHNESTPGAIRFRIAEGSRGPLEPKSKNVGQDSFKGMGVDFGDLNGDGVYDMYVSNITTSFGIEESHFAFLSTTGDRSEVARELGAGRAVWEDESAPLHVAWSGWGWDVKLADFDNSGGLEIAQATGFVKGQVNRWPQLQELATANDALLANPLWWPAVGPGDDVGGHQRFAFFARTGDEGFFSDLSHELGLDVPVPTRGIATGDVDGDGRLDMAVSRQWEDPVFYRNTSQRAGNFLGLRLTHEGQRPESGFPGAGSPVIGAQVEVTTASGRVLVNRVDGGSGHSGKRGHEVHFGLGEDDRAVRARISWRDRTGQAHEQELSLEPGWHDLRLGERVEEGE; encoded by the coding sequence GTGTCCTCCACAGCCCGATGGCTGCGCGGGCAACTGCCCGGCGCGCTGGCGCTGGTGCTCGTCGCGGCCTCGTTCACCGCGGCCCGGTCTCCGGAGGTGTCCGCGCAGGAGCGGCGGGACCTCGCCTCCCGCTTCGGGTTCGCCCCGGCCTCGATCGCCCTGCCCGGCGGGTTCACCCAGCGCTCGATCCGCCCGGTGAACCAGCGCTACGCGCACATCAGCGCGTGGATCTCCTCGGTCGGCTCGGCGGTGGCGCTGAACGACCTGGACGGCGACGGGTTGTCCAACGACCTGTGCTACGTGGACGTGCGCACCGACCAGGTCGTCGTCTCCCCCGCCCCCGTGGCGGGCCAGGCGCCCCGCTACGAGCCGTTCGCCCTGTCCACGGGGTCGCTGCCGGTCGACGACGTGATGGCGCCGATGGGCTGCGTGCCCGGCGACTTCAACGAGGACGGCCGCGTCGACCTGCTGGTGTACCTGTGGGGCCGCACGCCGGTCCTGCACCTGGCCAGGGCGGACGCCACCGCTCTCGCGCAGGAGGCGTACGAGCCGGTGGAACTGGTGCCCGGCAACGGCTCCGGGACCTACGACGGCCCGCGCTGGAACTCGAACTCGGCGACGGTCGCGGACTTCGACGGCGACGGCCACGACGACGTCCACATCGGCAACTACTTCCCCGACGGACCGGTGCTGGACCCGGCGCAGAGCACCGGCGTGGAGATGAACGCCTCCATGTCCAGCGCCCTCAACGGCGGCGAGGACCACGTGCTGCGCTGGACCGGCGGCAGCGCGGGCGACCGGCCGACCGCGAGCTTCGAGTTCGCCGAGGGCGTGATCCCGGACGAGGCCTCGCGCGGCTGGGCTCTGGCGTCCGGTTCCAACGACCTGGACGGCGACCTGCTGCCCGAGCTGTACCTGGCGCACGACTTCGGCCCGGACCGCCTGCTGCACAACGAGTCCACGCCGGGCGCGATCCGGTTCCGGATCGCCGAGGGCTCGCGCGGGCCGCTGGAGCCGAAGTCGAAGAACGTCGGCCAGGACTCGTTCAAGGGCATGGGCGTGGACTTCGGCGACCTCAACGGCGACGGCGTGTACGACATGTACGTCAGCAACATCACCACCTCGTTCGGCATCGAGGAGTCGCACTTCGCGTTCCTGAGCACCACCGGCGACCGGTCCGAGGTGGCCCGCGAGCTGGGCGCCGGGCGGGCGGTGTGGGAGGACGAGAGCGCGCCGCTGCACGTGGCCTGGTCCGGTTGGGGCTGGGACGTCAAGCTCGCGGACTTCGACAACAGCGGCGGCCTGGAGATCGCGCAGGCCACCGGGTTCGTGAAGGGGCAGGTGAACCGCTGGCCGCAGCTGCAGGAGCTGGCGACCGCGAACGACGCGCTGCTGGCGAACCCGCTGTGGTGGCCGGCGGTGGGGCCCGGTGACGACGTGGGCGGGCACCAGCGGTTCGCGTTCTTCGCCCGCACCGGCGACGAGGGGTTCTTCAGCGACCTGTCGCACGAGCTGGGCCTGGACGTCCCGGTGCCCACGCGGGGCATCGCGACCGGGGACGTGGACGGGGACGGCAGGCTCGACATGGCGGTGTCCCGGCAGTGGGAGGACCCGGTGTTCTACCGCAACACCTCGCAGCGGGCCGGGAACTTCCTGGGGCTGCGGCTGACCCACGAGGGGCAGCGGCCGGAAAGCGGTTTCCCCGGCGCGGGCTCGCCGGTGATCGGCGCGCAGGTGGAGGTGACGACGGCGTCGGGCCGGGTGCTGGTGAACCGGGTGGACGGCGGCAGCGGGCACTCCGGCAAGCGCGGGCACGAGGTCCACTTCGGACTGGGCGAGGACGACCGGGCGGTGCGCGCGCGGATCTCCTGGCGCGATCGGACCGGGCAGGCGCACGAGCAGGAGCTGTCGCTGGAGCCGGGCTGGCACGACCTGCGGCTGGGCGAGCGGGTCGAGGAGGGCGAGTGA
- a CDS encoding putative PEP-binding protein, with amino-acid sequence MTATSVREVPGVVLVGSPTTSVQGECNRGGEPIPGAVLVAESLGPELYEAIVVSAAVVCARGGRTGHMQSLCRSRGIPVLRVAPAELGSLVGEVTVRLDRESVLLGAAVPAPRAPGPAPARLDEVDSVCVVVADATDVRAVNALSPRVAQVDSYFIREEFACLSAELSPFDALRSGVAGARRYGAALADELCGMLAELLPGQRLVMRLLDLRSDDAAQITTGVPVEGEPNPELGLHGARWLLAEENYPHAFRALRGRLRELVGPAADRVSFAVPFINDRDEFERLRAHLGLGAGTPLGVFVETPAAVHSTAEFCVAGASELFVGTKDLIQFYLAADRGNHLVAATYQTRHPAVLAALRHAVTAGRGGGVPVHVFALGADVEHYVRRLPTRRLMMCTAELRQVALAAAERAAAERAAGERAAGERVAGERVAAGQVAGEPVAAAG; translated from the coding sequence ATGACGGCGACGAGCGTGCGCGAGGTTCCGGGTGTGGTGCTGGTCGGTTCGCCGACCACGAGCGTGCAGGGCGAGTGCAACCGGGGAGGCGAGCCGATACCGGGCGCGGTGCTGGTGGCCGAGTCGCTCGGTCCCGAGCTGTACGAGGCGATCGTGGTGTCGGCGGCGGTGGTGTGCGCGCGGGGCGGGCGCACCGGGCACATGCAGTCGCTGTGCCGCTCGCGGGGAATCCCGGTGCTGCGGGTGGCGCCCGCGGAGCTGGGGTCGCTGGTGGGCGAGGTGACCGTGCGGCTGGACCGGGAGTCGGTGCTGCTGGGCGCGGCCGTGCCCGCCCCGCGCGCCCCCGGTCCGGCGCCCGCGCGGTTGGACGAGGTGGACTCGGTGTGCGTGGTGGTGGCGGACGCGACGGACGTGCGCGCGGTCAACGCCCTGTCCCCGAGGGTCGCGCAGGTGGACAGCTACTTCATCCGGGAGGAGTTCGCCTGCCTGTCGGCGGAGCTGAGCCCGTTCGACGCGCTGCGCTCGGGCGTGGCCGGGGCGCGCCGGTACGGGGCGGCGCTGGCGGACGAGCTGTGCGGGATGCTCGCGGAGCTGCTGCCCGGCCAGCGGTTGGTGATGCGCCTGCTGGACCTGCGCTCGGACGACGCCGCGCAGATCACCACCGGCGTCCCGGTGGAGGGCGAGCCGAACCCGGAGCTGGGCCTGCACGGGGCGCGGTGGCTGCTGGCCGAGGAGAACTACCCGCACGCGTTCCGGGCGCTGCGCGGGAGGTTGCGGGAGCTGGTGGGGCCCGCGGCGGACCGGGTGAGCTTCGCGGTGCCGTTCATCAACGACCGGGACGAGTTCGAGCGGTTGCGCGCGCACCTCGGGCTGGGCGCGGGGACCCCGCTGGGGGTGTTCGTGGAGACCCCGGCGGCGGTGCACTCGACCGCCGAGTTCTGCGTGGCGGGGGCGAGCGAGCTGTTCGTGGGCACCAAGGACCTGATCCAGTTCTACCTGGCCGCCGACCGGGGCAACCACCTGGTGGCCGCGACCTACCAGACCAGGCACCCGGCGGTGCTGGCGGCGCTGCGGCACGCGGTCACCGCGGGGCGGGGCGGCGGGGTGCCGGTGCACGTGTTCGCGCTGGGCGCGGACGTGGAGCACTACGTCCGCAGGCTGCCGACCCGCAGGCTCATGATGTGCACGGCCGAGCTGCGGCAGGTGGCGCTGGCCGCCGCCGAACGAGCCGCCGCAGAGCGGGCAGCCGGGGAACGGGCGGCCGGGGAACGGGTGGCCGGGGAACGGGTGGCGGCGGGCCAGGTCGCCGGGGAGCCGGTCGCGGCGGCGGGGTGA